The proteins below come from a single Serratia ficaria genomic window:
- a CDS encoding MFS transporter, with protein sequence MSNHNIVDVKAWIDSRPISGYQWLVLLLCFAIIMFDGYDAAVMGFIAPALIEDWGISRAEMGPILGAAMFGVALGALIAGPYSDRFGRKKVLLLSILCFALFSLLSTFARTPLEMALLRFLTGLGLGAVMPNCVTLVSEYMPERRRGLMITLMYSGFNIGSGAGGFIAAGMLPHYGWKAVLFFGGVMPLLMLPLLIWILPESTLYMVVRNHHKDKIAQILRRAGGVFSAGTTFVLKTPVIPKKARVLQLFSNGYAKGTLVLWLTYFMGLFVIYLLNGWLPTIVRGAGFSLERAAIIAGLFQLGGTLGGLMVGGLMDRFVAKRVIGLFYLMGMCCLLSQGIWGFGPTVLAVLVFVSGVCINGAQTGLQAFSPAFYPTEMRATGVSWMHGIGRSGAIISSSMGGVLLGVFPGATSIFIILAIPALLAAITIINHQKAHPAEMVKGIGLNDLPALSRTMNNR encoded by the coding sequence ATGAGCAACCACAACATTGTCGACGTCAAAGCGTGGATCGACTCCCGCCCCATTTCCGGTTACCAGTGGCTGGTGCTGCTGCTGTGCTTCGCGATCATCATGTTCGATGGTTATGACGCCGCGGTGATGGGCTTTATTGCGCCTGCGCTGATCGAAGACTGGGGCATTTCGCGCGCCGAAATGGGCCCGATCCTCGGCGCCGCCATGTTCGGCGTGGCGTTGGGCGCACTGATCGCCGGCCCCTATTCCGACCGGTTCGGCCGCAAAAAAGTGCTGCTGCTGTCGATCCTGTGCTTCGCGCTGTTCAGCCTGCTCAGCACCTTCGCCCGCACCCCGCTGGAAATGGCGCTGTTGCGCTTTCTTACCGGCCTGGGGCTGGGCGCGGTGATGCCCAACTGCGTGACGCTGGTGTCGGAATACATGCCGGAGCGCCGCCGCGGATTGATGATCACCCTGATGTACAGCGGCTTCAACATCGGCTCCGGCGCCGGCGGGTTTATCGCCGCCGGCATGCTGCCGCACTACGGCTGGAAGGCGGTGCTGTTCTTCGGCGGCGTCATGCCGCTGCTGATGCTGCCGCTGCTGATCTGGATCCTGCCGGAATCGACGCTGTACATGGTGGTGCGCAACCACCACAAGGACAAAATCGCCCAGATCCTGCGCCGCGCCGGCGGGGTATTCAGCGCCGGCACCACCTTCGTGCTGAAAACGCCGGTGATCCCGAAAAAAGCCCGGGTGCTGCAGCTGTTCAGCAACGGCTACGCCAAGGGCACGCTGGTGCTGTGGCTGACCTACTTTATGGGGTTATTCGTTATCTACCTGCTGAACGGCTGGCTGCCGACCATCGTGCGCGGCGCCGGCTTCTCGCTGGAGCGCGCCGCCATCATCGCCGGTCTGTTCCAACTGGGCGGCACCCTGGGCGGGCTGATGGTCGGCGGGCTGATGGACCGCTTCGTCGCCAAACGGGTGATCGGCCTGTTCTACCTGATGGGCATGTGCTGCCTGCTGTCGCAGGGCATCTGGGGCTTTGGCCCGACGGTGCTGGCGGTGCTGGTGTTCGTCAGCGGCGTGTGCATCAACGGCGCGCAAACCGGCCTGCAGGCGTTCTCCCCGGCGTTTTATCCGACCGAAATGCGCGCCACCGGCGTCAGCTGGATGCACGGCATCGGCCGCAGCGGCGCAATCATCAGCTCGTCGATGGGCGGCGTGCTGCTGGGAGTCTTCCCCGGCGCCACCAGCATTTTCATTATTCTGGCGATCCCGGCGTTGCTGGCGGCGATCACTATCATTAATCATCAGAAAGCGCACCCGGCGGAAATGGTCAAAGGCATCGGGCTCAACGATTTGCCCGCGCTGTCGCGCACCATGAACAACCGGTAA
- the pckA gene encoding phosphoenolpyruvate carboxykinase (ATP), with product MSSRAVTPQTLARYGISQAAEIVHNPSYEQLFAEETRADLPPLERGTLTALGAVNVDTGEFTGRSPKDKYIVRDDTTRDTVWWSDNGTGKNDNQPLSPEVWQHLKTLVGNQLSGKRLFVVDAFCGANADTRLKVRFITEVAWQAHFVKNMFIRPTDAELADFEPDFVVMNGAKCTNPDWQRQGLHSENFVAFNLTERIQLIGGTWYGGEMKKGLFSIMNYLLPLQGIASMHCSANVGEQGDVAVFFGLSGTGKTTLSTDPKRQLIGDDEHGWDDDGVFNFEGGCYAKTIKLSPQAEPEIYQAIRRDALLENVTVLADGSIDFDDASKTENTRVSYPINHIDNIVKPVSKAGHARKIIFLTADAFGVLPPVSRLTPEQTQYHFLSGFTAKLAGTERGITAPTPTFSACFGAAFLTLHPTQYAEVLVKRMEAAGAQAYLVNTGWNGSGKRISIKDTRGIIDAILSGEIENADTFALPIFGLEVPTALPGVDPSILDPRKTYADESLWQEKAQDLAQRFIDNFAKYTVTPAGEKLVGAGPTR from the coding sequence ATGTCTTCACGCGCTGTTACCCCACAAACCCTTGCCCGCTACGGCATTTCCCAGGCCGCCGAAATCGTCCATAACCCCAGCTACGAGCAGCTGTTCGCCGAAGAAACCCGCGCCGATCTGCCGCCGCTGGAACGCGGTACGCTGACCGCGCTCGGTGCGGTCAACGTCGACACCGGCGAATTTACCGGCCGCTCGCCGAAGGACAAGTACATCGTCCGCGACGACACCACCCGCGACACCGTGTGGTGGTCCGATAACGGCACCGGCAAAAACGACAACCAGCCGCTGTCGCCGGAAGTCTGGCAACATCTCAAGACGCTGGTGGGCAATCAGCTTTCCGGCAAACGCCTGTTCGTGGTCGATGCCTTCTGCGGCGCCAACGCCGACACCCGCCTGAAGGTGCGCTTCATCACCGAGGTGGCCTGGCAGGCGCACTTCGTGAAAAACATGTTTATCCGCCCGACCGACGCCGAACTGGCCGATTTCGAGCCGGATTTCGTGGTGATGAACGGCGCCAAGTGCACCAACCCGGACTGGCAGCGGCAGGGCCTGCACTCCGAGAACTTCGTCGCCTTCAACCTGACCGAGCGCATCCAGCTGATCGGCGGCACCTGGTACGGCGGCGAAATGAAGAAAGGCCTGTTCTCCATCATGAACTACCTGCTGCCGCTGCAGGGCATCGCTTCGATGCACTGCTCGGCCAACGTCGGCGAGCAGGGTGACGTGGCGGTGTTCTTCGGCCTGTCCGGCACCGGCAAAACCACCCTGTCCACCGATCCGAAACGCCAGCTGATCGGCGACGACGAACACGGCTGGGACGACGACGGCGTATTCAACTTCGAAGGCGGCTGCTACGCCAAAACCATCAAGCTGTCGCCGCAGGCGGAACCGGAGATCTACCAGGCCATCCGTCGCGACGCATTGCTGGAAAACGTCACCGTGCTCGCCGACGGCAGCATCGACTTCGACGACGCCAGCAAAACCGAAAACACCCGCGTGTCCTATCCGATCAACCATATCGACAACATCGTCAAACCGGTGTCGAAAGCCGGCCATGCGCGCAAGATAATCTTCCTCACCGCCGACGCCTTCGGCGTGCTGCCGCCGGTATCGCGCCTGACGCCGGAACAGACCCAATACCACTTCCTGTCCGGCTTCACCGCCAAACTGGCGGGCACCGAACGCGGCATCACCGCGCCGACGCCAACCTTCTCCGCCTGCTTCGGCGCGGCGTTCCTCACGCTGCACCCGACGCAGTACGCCGAAGTGCTGGTGAAACGCATGGAAGCCGCCGGCGCGCAGGCTTACCTGGTGAACACCGGCTGGAACGGCAGCGGCAAACGCATCTCGATCAAGGATACCCGCGGCATCATCGACGCCATCCTGAGCGGGGAAATCGAAAACGCCGATACCTTTGCCCTGCCGATCTTCGGCCTGGAAGTGCCGACCGCGCTGCCGGGCGTCGATCCGTCGATTCTCGACCCGCGCAAGACCTACGCCGACGAGTCGCTGTGGCAGGAAAAGGCGCAGGATCTGGCGCAGCGCTTTATCGACAACTTCGCCAAATACACCGTCACCCCGGCGGGCGAAAAGCTGGTCGGCGCCGGCCCCACGCGGTAA
- a CDS encoding 2-hydroxycarboxylate transporter family protein, which yields MKQINAEMACEKNTAAPDTSGIINQIRHIDIGAVPIALFVTICAIVSVSAYANFLPKNMIGGLAVIMTLGFALAQLGKSIPLLRDIGGPAILCLMVPSVLVYFNVFQPNVMSTVHLLMKDANLLYFVIASLVVGSILGMNRVILIQGMVRMFVPLVVGTVTAVATGLLVGKLFGFSFYHTFFFIIVPIIGGGIGEGILPLSLAYSAILGSAPDVYVAQLAPAAVLGNIFAIVTAGVLARIGMQRKALSGDGMLIRSAQENAVFAIKESGGHVDFQLMGGGLLVICAFFIVGGLFEHILHIPGPVLMILFAVLCKYCRVIPASMETGAHSFYKFVSTALVWPLMIGLGMLYVPLESVVAVFSVGYVVVCGSVVLSMGLVSFLIAPYLKMFPVEAAIVTCCHSGLGGTGDVAILSASNRMGLMPFAQIATRIGGASTVIGATLLLGWLV from the coding sequence ATGAAACAGATAAATGCAGAAATGGCCTGCGAGAAAAATACCGCGGCGCCTGATACATCAGGAATAATTAACCAAATTCGTCATATAGATATCGGCGCAGTGCCGATAGCGCTGTTTGTCACTATTTGCGCGATTGTCTCCGTTTCGGCTTACGCCAACTTCCTGCCGAAGAATATGATCGGCGGACTGGCGGTGATAATGACGCTGGGCTTTGCGCTGGCGCAGCTGGGTAAAAGTATTCCGCTGCTGCGCGATATCGGCGGCCCGGCGATCCTTTGCCTGATGGTGCCGTCGGTGCTGGTGTATTTCAACGTCTTTCAGCCGAACGTGATGAGCACCGTCCATCTGCTGATGAAAGACGCCAACCTGCTGTATTTCGTCATCGCCAGCCTGGTGGTCGGCAGCATCCTCGGCATGAACCGGGTGATCCTGATCCAGGGCATGGTGCGCATGTTCGTGCCGCTGGTGGTGGGCACGGTGACGGCGGTGGCCACTGGCCTGCTGGTGGGCAAACTGTTTGGTTTCAGCTTCTATCACACCTTCTTCTTCATCATCGTGCCGATCATCGGCGGCGGCATCGGCGAGGGCATTTTGCCGCTGTCGCTGGCTTACTCCGCCATTCTGGGCTCCGCGCCGGATGTGTATGTCGCGCAGCTGGCGCCGGCGGCGGTGCTGGGCAATATCTTCGCCATCGTCACCGCCGGCGTGCTGGCACGCATCGGCATGCAGCGCAAGGCGCTGAGCGGCGACGGCATGCTGATTCGCTCCGCCCAGGAAAACGCGGTGTTCGCCATCAAGGAAAGCGGCGGCCACGTCGACTTCCAGCTGATGGGCGGCGGGCTGCTGGTGATTTGCGCCTTCTTTATCGTCGGTGGCCTGTTCGAGCATATCCTGCATATTCCCGGCCCGGTGCTGATGATCCTGTTTGCGGTGCTGTGCAAGTACTGCCGGGTGATCCCGGCCTCGATGGAGACCGGCGCGCACAGCTTCTACAAGTTCGTTTCCACCGCGCTGGTATGGCCGTTGATGATTGGCCTGGGCATGCTGTACGTGCCGCTGGAAAGCGTGGTGGCGGTCTTCTCGGTGGGCTATGTGGTGGTGTGCGGTTCCGTGGTGCTGTCGATGGGGCTGGTGAGCTTCCTGATCGCGCCCTATCTCAAAATGTTCCCGGTCGAGGCGGCGATCGTCACCTGCTGCCACAGCGGCCTGGGCGGCACCGGCGACGTGGCGATCCTGTCGGCGTCCAACCGCATGGGGTTGATGCCCTTCGCGCAAATCGCCACGCGCATCGGCGGCGCATCCACGGTGATCGGCGCCACGCTGCTGCTCGGTTGGTTAGTCTGA
- the yniD gene encoding small membrane protein YniD, with translation MATKRMRTKHWKMFLILLLICLALLLLRWAAMAFG, from the coding sequence ATGGCAACCAAAAGAATGCGCACCAAACATTGGAAAATGTTCCTGATCCTGCTGCTGATCTGCCTGGCCTTGCTGCTGCTGCGCTGGGCGGCGATGGCGTTCGGTTAA
- a CDS encoding ASCH domain-containing protein — MATAIPQKYEHTERWAFGDTEQQADDVVQLILNGTKTATCSNLDGEGIPLAGDVFLVVNGKGDPVCAVELTAVEMKTYDQVDEAHAYAEGEGDRSLAHWRKELQRFFEEYDLFSPDMTLVLMNFKVVDTF, encoded by the coding sequence ATGGCGACGGCAATTCCGCAGAAATACGAACACACCGAGCGTTGGGCATTCGGCGACACCGAACAGCAGGCCGACGACGTGGTGCAGCTGATCCTCAACGGCACCAAAACGGCGACCTGTTCCAACCTCGACGGGGAAGGCATCCCGCTGGCCGGCGACGTGTTCCTGGTGGTCAATGGCAAGGGCGATCCGGTCTGCGCGGTAGAGCTGACCGCCGTGGAGATGAAAACCTACGATCAGGTGGATGAAGCGCACGCCTATGCCGAAGGCGAAGGCGACCGCTCGCTGGCGCACTGGCGCAAAGAGCTGCAGCGCTTCTTTGAGGAATACGATCTGTTCTCGCCGGACATGACGCTGGTGCTGATGAATTTCAAAGTGGTCGACACCTTTTAA
- a CDS encoding DUF1480 family protein, whose amino-acid sequence MGKTVVKIGSFEVDDAHLSASSERASTLTIPCKSDPDLCMQLDGWDEHTSIPATLDGKQSLLYKQHYDRQADAWVMRLE is encoded by the coding sequence ATGGGCAAAACCGTCGTAAAAATAGGCAGTTTCGAGGTCGATGACGCACATCTGAGCGCGTCTTCCGAGCGGGCCAGCACCCTGACCATTCCGTGCAAATCGGATCCCGACCTGTGCATGCAGCTGGACGGTTGGGATGAGCACACCAGCATTCCGGCCACGCTCGACGGCAAGCAGTCGCTGCTGTACAAACAGCATTATGACCGGCAGGCGGACGCCTGGGTGATGCGGCTGGAATGA
- the rsmF gene encoding 16S rRNA (cytosine(1407)-C(5))-methyltransferase RsmF, translating to MAKSTAVFLPPAFLDATRAIMPAALSMDDFIAACQRPLRRSLRVNTLKISVADFLTLVRDYDWRLEPIPWCAEGFWIEREDEELRLGSAAEHLSGLFYIQEASSMLPVSALFADRQTPRRVLDVAAAPGSKTTQIAALMNNQGGIVANEYSASRVKVLHANVSRCGVKNVALTHFDGRVFGAALPESFDAILLDAPCSGEGVVRKDPDAMSNWSPESVAAIAETQRELIDSAFHALAPGGVMVYSTCTLNAQENQQVVAWLLATYGDAVSVEPLGELFPGAQQALTAEGFLHVFPQIYDSEGFFVARLRKNHGVAPLPKPSYKLGKFPFRPLSGQDAAEVARAAAASGLAWDESGRLWARDKEIWLFPAELEPLVSKVRFSRIGLKLAERFPKGFRWQHEAAIALAVADGKPRFELDAALAQEWYHGRDLYPEQPPESDECIVTYQQQPLGIAKRIGRRIKNNLPRELVRDGALDFHL from the coding sequence GTGGCCAAATCCACCGCCGTTTTTTTGCCCCCCGCGTTCCTCGACGCGACCCGCGCCATCATGCCCGCCGCGCTGTCGATGGACGACTTTATCGCCGCCTGCCAGCGCCCGCTGCGCCGCAGCCTGCGGGTCAACACCCTGAAAATCAGCGTCGCCGACTTTTTGACGCTGGTGCGGGATTATGACTGGCGGCTGGAGCCCATCCCCTGGTGCGCGGAAGGTTTCTGGATCGAACGCGAGGATGAAGAACTGCGGCTGGGCAGCGCCGCCGAGCACCTGAGCGGCCTGTTTTACATTCAGGAAGCCAGCTCGATGCTGCCGGTCAGCGCGCTGTTCGCCGATCGCCAAACGCCGCGGCGGGTGCTGGACGTAGCGGCGGCGCCGGGATCCAAAACCACCCAGATCGCCGCGCTGATGAACAACCAGGGCGGCATCGTCGCCAACGAATACTCCGCCAGCCGGGTGAAGGTGCTGCACGCCAACGTCAGCCGCTGCGGGGTGAAAAACGTCGCGCTGACCCATTTTGACGGCCGGGTGTTCGGCGCCGCGCTGCCGGAAAGCTTCGACGCCATTCTGCTGGACGCCCCCTGCTCCGGCGAAGGCGTGGTGCGCAAGGATCCGGACGCCATGAGCAACTGGTCGCCGGAAAGCGTCGCCGCCATCGCCGAAACCCAGCGCGAGCTGATCGACAGCGCTTTCCATGCGCTGGCGCCGGGCGGCGTGATGGTCTACTCCACCTGCACCCTCAACGCGCAGGAAAATCAGCAGGTGGTCGCCTGGCTGCTGGCGACCTACGGCGATGCGGTGAGCGTCGAACCCCTGGGCGAGCTGTTCCCCGGCGCGCAGCAGGCGCTGACCGCCGAAGGGTTCCTGCACGTGTTCCCGCAGATCTACGACAGCGAAGGCTTCTTTGTGGCGCGCTTGCGCAAGAATCATGGCGTCGCGCCGCTGCCCAAGCCGAGCTACAAGCTGGGTAAATTCCCGTTCCGCCCGCTTTCCGGCCAAGACGCGGCCGAGGTTGCCAGGGCCGCGGCGGCCTCGGGATTGGCCTGGGACGAGAGCGGCCGGCTGTGGGCGCGCGACAAAGAAATCTGGCTGTTTCCGGCAGAGCTGGAGCCGCTGGTCAGCAAAGTGCGTTTTTCACGTATCGGCCTGAAGCTGGCCGAACGCTTCCCGAAGGGCTTCCGCTGGCAGCATGAGGCGGCGATCGCGCTGGCGGTCGCCGACGGCAAGCCGCGGTTTGAGCTGGACGCCGCGCTGGCGCAAGAGTGGTATCACGGCCGCGATCTGTACCCGGAGCAGCCGCCGGAGAGCGATGAATGCATCGTCACCTATCAGCAGCAGCCGTTGGGCATCGCCAAGCGCATCGGCAGGCGGATTAAAAACAACCTGCCGCGTGAGCTGGTGCGCGACGGCGCGCTGGATTTTCATCTGTAA
- a CDS encoding PqiB family protein: MQQETPTTPTEARVKNKRRISPFWLLPFIALLIAGWLVYNNVQERGTTVTIDFQSAAGIVAGRTPVRYQGVEVGTVQKISLSKDLRSIVVEASIKSDLEDSLRDGTQFWLVTPKASLAGVSGLDALVGGNYIGMMPGSGEPQTHFTALDTQPKYRLNTGELMIHLHADDLGSLNTGSLVYYRKIPVGKVYDYTIAEDNKGVTIDVLIDRRFAKLVKGSSRFWNVSGFKGDFSLSGASVQMESLAALVNGAIAFDSPPDGPQAKADQSYTLYPDLAHSQRGVNIQLDLPSGNNLSENRTPLMYQGLQVGTLTRLTLQQDSKVTGELTIDPSVVDLMRSGTRIVMRSPRISLSDAKLSQLLTGTTLELVPGDGEPQQHFNVLDSNETLLQQPGVLTVTLNAPQSYGIDVGQPLIVHGVKVGQIMSRTLTGSGVVFTAAVDAQYRGLLHKDSKFVVNSRVDVKLGLDGMEVLGASAQEWIDGGVRIIPGGKGEPGGQYPLYANAEKAEAGIVGNNPTPTLTLSAVSLPDVQAGSVVLYRKFQVGEIVNVRPKANEFEVDVYISPEYRKLLTRESIFWAEGGAKVQLNGSGLTVQASPLNRALKGAISFDNLQGVTLNKGANRVLYANETAARAVGSQITLKTYDASKLSAGMPLRYLGIDIGQVESLQLAPERNEVLAKAVLYPEYVQTFARYGARFSIVSPEISAAGVSNLDTLLQPYINVEPGRGRELRTFELQEASITDSRYLDGLSVILDAAETGSLQIGTPVLFRGVEVGTITGFYLGAMSDRVHVALRISKKYQHLVRNNSVFWLASGYNLQFGLTGGVIKSGTFQQFIRGGIAFATPPTMPLAPKAAPNKHFLLNPEEPKDWKEWGTAIPRD; this comes from the coding sequence ATGCAACAGGAAACGCCGACTACACCGACTGAAGCGCGGGTCAAAAACAAGCGCCGCATTTCGCCATTCTGGTTACTGCCGTTTATCGCCCTGCTGATCGCGGGGTGGCTGGTCTATAACAACGTCCAGGAGCGCGGCACCACCGTCACCATCGACTTCCAGTCGGCGGCGGGCATCGTCGCCGGCCGCACCCCGGTGCGTTATCAGGGGGTTGAAGTCGGCACGGTGCAGAAGATCAGCCTGAGCAAAGATCTGCGCAGCATCGTGGTCGAAGCCAGCATCAAGAGCGATCTGGAGGATTCGCTGCGCGACGGCACCCAGTTCTGGCTGGTGACGCCCAAGGCTTCGCTGGCCGGGGTTTCCGGGCTGGATGCGCTGGTCGGCGGCAACTACATCGGCATGATGCCCGGCAGCGGCGAGCCGCAAACCCATTTCACCGCGCTCGATACCCAGCCGAAATACCGGCTGAACACCGGCGAGCTGATGATTCACCTGCACGCCGACGATCTCGGTTCGCTCAACACCGGCTCGTTGGTCTATTACCGCAAGATCCCGGTCGGCAAGGTGTATGACTACACCATCGCCGAAGACAACAAGGGCGTCACCATCGACGTGCTGATCGACCGCCGCTTCGCCAAGCTGGTGAAGGGCAGCAGCCGATTCTGGAACGTTTCCGGCTTCAAGGGCGACTTCAGCCTGTCCGGCGCCTCGGTGCAGATGGAAAGCCTGGCGGCGCTGGTGAACGGCGCCATCGCCTTCGATTCGCCGCCCGACGGCCCACAGGCCAAGGCCGACCAGAGCTACACCCTGTACCCGGATCTGGCCCACAGCCAGCGCGGCGTCAACATCCAGCTGGATCTGCCGAGCGGCAACAACCTGAGCGAAAACCGCACGCCGCTGATGTATCAGGGGCTGCAGGTCGGCACCCTGACCAGGTTGACCCTGCAGCAGGACAGCAAGGTCACCGGCGAGCTGACCATCGATCCGTCGGTGGTCGATCTGATGCGCAGCGGCACCCGCATCGTGATGCGCAGCCCGCGCATCAGCCTCAGCGACGCCAAGCTGAGCCAGCTGCTGACCGGCACCACGCTGGAGCTGGTGCCGGGCGACGGCGAACCGCAGCAGCACTTCAACGTGCTGGACAGCAACGAGACCCTGCTGCAGCAGCCGGGCGTGCTGACGGTAACGCTGAACGCGCCGCAAAGCTACGGCATCGACGTCGGCCAGCCGCTGATCGTGCACGGCGTCAAGGTCGGGCAAATCATGAGCCGCACCCTGACCGGCAGCGGCGTGGTGTTCACCGCGGCGGTAGACGCCCAGTATCGCGGCCTGCTGCACAAGGACAGCAAGTTCGTGGTCAACAGCCGCGTCGACGTCAAGCTGGGGCTGGACGGCATGGAAGTGCTCGGCGCCAGCGCCCAGGAGTGGATCGACGGCGGCGTGCGCATCATACCCGGCGGCAAAGGGGAACCGGGCGGCCAATACCCGCTGTACGCCAACGCCGAGAAGGCCGAAGCCGGCATCGTCGGCAATAATCCGACTCCTACCCTGACGCTGAGCGCCGTCAGCCTGCCGGATGTGCAGGCCGGCTCGGTGGTGCTGTACCGCAAATTCCAGGTGGGTGAAATCGTCAACGTTCGCCCGAAGGCCAACGAATTTGAGGTGGACGTTTACATCAGCCCGGAATACCGCAAGCTGCTGACCCGCGAAAGCATCTTCTGGGCCGAAGGCGGCGCCAAGGTGCAGCTGAACGGCAGCGGCCTGACGGTGCAGGCTTCGCCGCTCAACCGCGCGCTGAAGGGCGCCATCAGCTTCGATAACCTGCAGGGCGTGACGCTGAACAAGGGCGCCAACCGGGTGCTGTACGCCAATGAAACCGCCGCCCGCGCGGTGGGCAGCCAGATCACCCTGAAAACCTACGACGCCAGCAAGCTGTCGGCGGGCATGCCGCTGCGCTACCTCGGCATCGACATCGGCCAGGTGGAATCGCTGCAGCTGGCGCCGGAGCGCAACGAAGTGTTGGCCAAGGCGGTGCTGTATCCGGAGTACGTGCAGACCTTTGCGCGCTACGGCGCCCGTTTCTCGATCGTCTCGCCGGAGATCTCCGCCGCCGGGGTCAGCAACCTCGACACCCTGCTGCAGCCTTATATTAACGTGGAGCCGGGCCGCGGCCGCGAACTGCGCACCTTCGAGCTGCAGGAAGCCAGCATTACCGATTCGCGCTACCTCGACGGCCTGAGCGTGATCCTCGACGCCGCCGAAACCGGTTCGCTGCAGATCGGTACGCCGGTGCTGTTCCGCGGCGTGGAAGTCGGCACCATCACCGGTTTCTACCTGGGCGCCATGTCCGACCGGGTGCACGTCGCGCTGCGCATCAGCAAGAAATACCAGCACCTGGTGCGCAACAACAGCGTGTTCTGGCTGGCTTCCGGCTATAACCTGCAGTTCGGCCTGACCGGCGGCGTGATCAAGAGCGGCACCTTCCAGCAGTTCATTCGCGGCGGCATCGCCTTCGCTACGCCGCCGACCATGCCGCTGGCGCCGAAGGCCGCGCCGAACAAGCATTTCCTGCTGAATCCGGAGGAGCCGAAAGACTGGAAAGAATGGGGCACCGCCATTCCGCGCGATTAA
- the yebS gene encoding membrane integrity lipid transport subunit YebS gives MKIHAITGPLSKARHQRCCECDLLFVLPPLSGNQAAYCPRCNARVVHGRDWSMTRLTAMAIAMLLLMPFAFAEPLISIRLLGTRIDASLLEGIWQMSRQGDPLTASMVAFCTIGAPLTLSLSLLYLRVGHALGMNLRPVLLMLERLKEWVMLDIYLIGMAVAAIKVQDYADIQPGNALIAYLSLTVLSILTLIHANLEQLWERYYPQEQAEGPPAALHVCLSCHYTGYPDERGRCPRCHIPMCHRQPYSLQKAWAALIAAMILLIPANLLPISIIYANGARMEDTIFSGVVSLATSGNVPIAAIVFIASVLVPFTKVIVLLTLLLSIHFKTSHSLKTRIRLLRLVTWIGRWSMLDLFVIALMMSLVNRDQLLSFTMGPAAFYFGSAVILTILAVEWLDSRLIWDAHATGNADYTD, from the coding sequence ATGAAGATACACGCGATCACCGGCCCCCTTTCCAAAGCGCGCCATCAGCGCTGTTGCGAATGCGACCTGCTGTTTGTGCTGCCGCCGCTGAGCGGCAATCAGGCCGCCTACTGCCCGCGCTGCAACGCCAGGGTGGTGCACGGCCGCGACTGGTCGATGACCCGCCTGACCGCCATGGCGATCGCCATGCTGCTGCTGATGCCGTTCGCCTTTGCCGAACCCCTGATCAGCATCCGCCTGCTCGGCACGCGCATCGACGCCAGCCTGCTGGAAGGCATCTGGCAAATGAGCCGCCAGGGCGACCCGCTCACCGCCAGCATGGTGGCGTTCTGCACCATCGGCGCGCCGCTGACCCTGTCGCTGTCGCTGCTGTATCTGCGCGTCGGCCACGCGCTCGGCATGAACCTGCGCCCGGTGCTGCTGATGCTGGAGCGGTTGAAAGAGTGGGTGATGCTCGACATCTATCTGATCGGCATGGCGGTGGCGGCGATCAAAGTGCAGGACTATGCCGACATTCAGCCCGGCAACGCGCTGATCGCCTATCTTTCGCTGACCGTATTGAGCATCCTGACGCTGATCCACGCCAACCTGGAGCAGCTGTGGGAGCGTTACTACCCGCAGGAGCAAGCGGAAGGCCCGCCGGCGGCGCTGCACGTTTGCCTGTCGTGCCACTATACCGGCTACCCGGATGAGCGCGGGCGCTGCCCGCGCTGCCATATTCCGATGTGCCACCGCCAGCCCTACAGCCTACAGAAGGCCTGGGCGGCGCTGATCGCGGCGATGATCCTGCTGATCCCGGCCAACCTGCTGCCGATCTCGATCATCTACGCCAACGGCGCGCGCATGGAGGACACCATCTTCTCAGGCGTGGTATCGTTGGCCACCTCCGGCAACGTGCCGATCGCCGCCATCGTGTTTATCGCCAGCGTGCTGGTGCCTTTCACCAAGGTCATCGTGCTGCTCACCCTGCTGCTGAGCATCCATTTCAAGACCTCGCACAGCCTGAAAACGCGCATTCGCCTGCTGCGGCTGGTGACCTGGATCGGCCGCTGGTCAATGCTCGATCTGTTCGTCATTGCGTTGATGATGTCGCTGGTCAATCGCGACCAGCTGTTGTCTTTTACTATGGGGCCGGCCGCCTTTTATTTTGGTTCGGCGGTCATTTTAACTATTCTTGCCGTCGAGTGGCTGGATAGCCGATTGATTTGGGATGCACATGCAACAGGAAACGCCGACTACACCGACTGA